From Excalfactoria chinensis isolate bCotChi1 chromosome 14, bCotChi1.hap2, whole genome shotgun sequence:
CACCGGCCCTTTGGAGCCGAGAGCTGTTCCAGTGTCTGGATACGCCACTGGGAATTAGTTTGATGTATGGACTTCTGGGCTGTCAGTAAAGTGGTTCTGAACTCTGCTTATAGGTGTATAATTTGCTCTTTAATTAAGTTAAgggtttaaaggaaaaaaaaaaataaacaaaaaacaaacaaacaaaaaaacttttattaaaaaaaaagaaaatatttttatggttCCTTTTCCCAAGGACCCTATGGCAAATGCACAATTACTCAGTTACATTTTACAGTTTTCACATTGAAAACCAGGAATGTCTATGTTAGTTTTTATATCCGTGTACGTATTCAGCTAGCTTCTGCTTTGGGACAGTCACTGGAGCGCAAGTGTTGAGCAGCATCACGCAAAACAGCTCGGACTGTTCAGCATTTGTACTCGCCCCTCGTGCTGCACCAACACGCTGCTTGATACCTTTATGCAaggcacaaaaacaaaaagaaaacaacaaaaaaaaaacccaactcaATATCTCTCTTTGAAATGTTTCAAGTGATATAACTTAAGGCTTGTGTGccaaagtgtgtgtgtgtgtgtgtgtgtgtgtgcgggtttgtttttccaagacGTTTTAAAAGTTGGCCTCAGTTGTATATTTAATGTGTCAGTCACCCCTGCGGGGCTTTCCTGCAAGTTGTGAGGATGGATTTGCTGCTTaggagaggaaagcaaagccCTCTGCGTTCCTTGTGTcggttgtttgggttttgtttcctACTTCCTTTTGGCAGCACGTGGGGTGCTGCGCTGCAGCTGAGTTGCTAGTGTGAGCCTTAAGAAGAGTGGGTTTGGGTCTCGGTGAGCCTGTTCTGTATGCACCaagctggggctgtgcatgTTGGAGAGGCGGTGGGGCTGCTGGGATACGATGCGGGTGAGTCCTGGACCCCATAACAAGCAGCCCTGCATGCGGATGGAGATGGGAGGATGGAGCAAGTGTGTGCTGTTGTCTCGGTTGTTCGTTGCAGGTGGATTTGTTGTGTTGCACAAAGGCTGAGGAGGAGCCGGAGGAGAGGGGGATTCTCCCAGGCTGGTAGGGCAGCTTAGAAACCagttctgcttttattctgcTCCTCTGGGAGAAACTTGGACTGCAGAGAGGCAAGGAAAGGCATTTCTGCGTGCATGGCGCTGGGAGGTATCCTGGTTTGTGAGGCTAAAAGTGAtggtgctgctcagctgtgagCAGTGGAGGGGTGAGCTGTAGGGAAGGCGGCAGTGTGAGTGCAGACCCTTCCCCACCGGTTGCTTCCACGGGCTGTGTGCGGTGTTGGCAGTGACAGGAACCACCCCATGCTGTTAGTGCAGCGTTACGCTCGGGTTTCTGATGCTGTTAAGTTGAATTGGTTCTGTGGTTGTAGAAACCGCATTAGGAAGGTTCCCGGGCTCATTCAGTAACGTTTCTCCCCTGCAGTTTTCATGTGAGAGCTGAACTGGGGAAGGAGGAATGTTCTTCCCTTGTACCTCACGGCAGCAGACTCACATTGCTTCAGCTGAAATCCCACCTGGCCTCAATAAGATGCATTGGGGGCAGCGGGGAGCTGTGAAGGGCCGCCTGCGTTCAGGGCTTCCCTCCAGCCTTGTGCTTGGTTTCCTTTGAGTTTGATAAGCTGAAGGGTTGGTTGCTCAGTATGTCACGAAAGGCGACTGACGGGTGAGTGAAGGGAGTGATGGGGGATCTGAGCTTCTGAAAAAGGTctgggttggttgttttcttttaacactGTTGGCTGAAGGATGAGTTTATTTATGGATGTACTTCGGAAAAGGGGCTGGGAGGAAGAGTTTGTGGAGTTATCAGCGTCCGAATTAAAGCCGAAATGTATTTAAGGATCTggatctgtgtgtgtttgtcaaCCGCGGCACTTGGCAGCTCGTGGGGACGTCGGTGCCTCATCTCCCTGCTTCAAGACACCCGGGAACCCAAATTGCTGCTCAACGACTGCAAAGGGTTCAAGAATCCAATTGCCTTTGATAGGGGACGTGCGATTGCTGCGGTGGGGGGAAGCTCAGTCCCCGTCCCTAACGCATCCATCGGGCTCTGTGCCACGTATCCTCCCCACCAGCCCTTTTGGGATGCCGGCGAGGGGAGCCCCGTGCGGGGAAGGGGCTGAGTAGGACCACGGAGGCGGGCGGAACTcagggcgcggggcggcgggcgcggccGGAGCGCTGTGCGGAGTACACTGCGCACCCCTCCCAGGCGGCGGAAGTAGATGCAACCCGGAGCCTTTAGGCGGACGGACCGGCGGCACTTCCGGCGGGGCGGCGTGAGGAGCCGCGGCGGGCCGCGCCATGGGGATCCTGGAGAAGATCTCCGAGATCGAGAAGGAAATCGCCCGCACCCAGAAGAATAAAGGTACCGGGTAGAACCATGAAGGTACCGGGTAGAACCATGAAGGTACCGGGTAGAACCATAAAGGTACCGGTACCGGGGCTCAGGCCGGGCTCGGGGCGGCGAGGAGCTGAGGGAAGCGATGGGCCGTGGCTCGAGTGGGCCCTGACTGCAGTTCTATTGCCTGAATCCCAGTCAGGCCGGCAGTTCTCAGCCCGTCTATAACCAGCTGCTGTTCCTGTTTCAGCTACCGAGTACCACCTCGGCCTGCTGAAGGCAAAGCTTGCCAAGTACAGAGCCCAGCTGCTAGAACCTTCCAAGTCCTCTGCCGCCAAAGGAGAAGGATTCGATGTGATGAAATCCGGGGATGCCCGAGTGGCGCTGATTGGTTTCCCTTCTGTGGGTAAGGTCAGTGCGTGTCCCAGCTAACCCTACAGCCTGCGGCAGGGCTGTACAGCAGGTACCCGCCATCTCTTTGTATTTCACCTTCTTGCCGTTGGTTAATGAAGTGTTAAATAGTGCAGCCACAGCGCTGCTGGGAACATAGGCAGGAGTATGGGTACGGGTTTTATCTTCATGCTGGGGAAGCGCTGGCAGACCCATTACTGCTGCAGGCCCTGGGTGATGAGCACTATTTAGTACTGCACGTTTTGCTGAGGGTGTGTCAGTGCTTTCGTTTGAGTATCGCTCGTGATGGTCacctcttgctttttcagtcCACGTTCTTGAGTCTAATGACCTCAACTGCCAGCGAAGCTGCATCTTATGAGTTCACAACCCTGACGTGTATCCCGGGAGTCATAGAAGTAAGTAGgatttttccccctctttcacAGAAGATAGTGGTAAGAAACCCAGACGTGTAAAGGAGTCTGCTCACGCCAGTTACACTCGTATTAccactgagaagcagcagcatccagagATCTCTGCTGACCTCTGCTTTAAACTTCACGAAGTCCTGAGTGCTTGCAATAGCAAGTCTGCAACCTGCAGTGCTGATGtagctcttctccaggctgcataACTCTTTGAGATTGACTGTCTGATCGGGGTTTCGTATGGCACAGTTCAACTGACCGGAGCAATACGGGAGTTCTCAGCTGAATTTTTTATAACTGCTATTGGCTCCATTGACCAGATGGCTGGAAACCTtgacagatttgtttttaatgaagctTTAAAAGAGGCAATCTGTACCGTGAtcaatttggaaagaaaatacgACTACTCCTGTCCTTGAGGAATTTTATTAGCGGTGGTTTGAGTGTCTACCAGTAAAGCAAATGGTAAAGGGCATCAAACTGAGAAGTATCTAAGAGTAATGAGAAAACTTAGGTCAGAATGAAGGCAGatttaaataatgaaagcaGACATATTGGTGTTAAAATGAACACCAGCACTGTAATGCATCCAGATGCAGCCTCAAGCTCCAGTCACCAGCTGAAGCTGTTACTGAGGACTCACTGCAGCAGTGGCTTGAAAGATAATGACCCTGTAGATCCAATGAACAAAGGTCTCCCTTTATCATTTTTGTCCTGGTATTGTAAGCCCTGCAATGCACACCAGTAGTTCTGATCCATCTTGGTAAGGGATGATGGCATTTGCTTATTACAGAGCTTTACTTCTTAGACCAAAAGAGTtgttgtgtttccttttctcctttctcttctatttATCAGTCTGGGATATTGTTGCAgttgcactgtgctgctttcctggtGTTTTTATCAGACTGCAGTTCTGTGACTCTTTAGGAGGTCAGAGCTGCAGTAATGACCCTCAGTTGAACTCAGCTTAATGGGAAGCAGTGCAGAGGTTGCCTCATCACAACAAAGCCACCAGTTGTATGGAAAATTGTCGTACTCAGTATATTGAGTTCATTCAGTTCCATTCTCTGCAGGCTCTGTATGTGCTGGGGGCTTCCAGGGCAGCTGAAGTACCCAGCACAAGGCTTTCAACTTTCCATCCGTTTCCTTTTCAGTACAAAGGAGCCAATATTCAGCTGTTGGATCTGCCTGGAATCATCGAAGGAGCAGCACAAGGTTGGCTGATCTACGTTGATGTAAAGGAGGGACTTGCCCTCAGTATCATTCTTACCCAGATCAAACATCAGCAGCTTTCCCAGGCCAATAGTTCCCACGTTGCCTTTCCAAACTGGCATTCTTGATCTTATATGAGGCACGATTCTTATCCCTGGCCCACGTAAGGCTCTATATGTAGCAGAAAGATGCTTTTGCGGAGGCGGGAGCCAAAGCAAGTCAGTCACTTCTCACCTTCTTGCATGAGTGTTATTTTGCTCATCTGCTTTCTGGTACAGAGGGAATCTAAAGAAAGATTCTGGAGAGGCGGAGGGGGGAATTACAGCTCAACAGTAACTGCTTTTGATTAATTTCCTGCAAGTCCTCCCATGACTCCTGGATCTGGGACTTTGTGCTTCTGCTTCATTATCTTTCTTATCACTGGTCACGTTAAAAGAAACCTTTCCAAAATTTAAAACATCCTATTGGTCTCTTAGAGGAGCACAGCCTGGTTAATCAGGTCTTCCTCCCTTTTGACCACAAAGTGCCCTCATTGCTGCCCTGCGTAAGCTGTCTCTACCACCTGGAACCACTCCCACTGCACGGGTCTGGGGTGTCTGTCCAGCTGGCAGCAGTGACATGTCAATGTGTACAGCTCTATGCAGATAGCTTTATGTGTGCTAGTTGTGAAAGCCATGACAGAAGAGGAACAGCAAAGAGTATCTTTGGGGCTTGTGCTGGGCATAAGATAGCATTGGTTGGGCCAGACCTCTCACACAGGGGGACCCCTTGACTACAGCCAGTACAGGATTGCAGGATCTGTTTCCTTACTTCCAAACAGGAGTCCCCATCTGTCACAAGACTCATAgctggtttttcttcttttatacaCATCCATGTCCTCTCTCCTCAGGGAAGGGCAGAGGTCGGCAGGTAATAGCTGTGGCCAGGACAGCAGACGTTGTCATTATGATGCTGGATGCCACAAAGGGCGAAGTGCAGCGGTGAGTGCGTGCTTCTGGGTGTGTGGGGTTGGGATGGTGAGTCAGGTTCAGCAGTTTCCATGTGCCCAGAAAGCATTCCAGCTCCCTGAAATGCCGTATCCTATGTACACCGAAGAGCTGCTATTTAAGCTTGAGTGCAAGATCGAGGTTGTGCTCCATTAGAGGCATGCTGACTGAGAGCAGCATTTACAGAACTTTCTGCAGACCTCAGCTTGAGCTTCTCAGTTGGAAAGATCATTCCTCCGGGATGACTGtgcagagatggggctgttGAGCTGGATTTGCACTGCAGACCCTGTCCTCCATTAGCACAGGTTGTTGTGTCGCAGTGAAAGTTCATGACAAGATTGTGTCAATGTGACAGTCAAAAAGGAAGAGTGTGGGTGGGTGTCACCTGGCTGGGCTCAATCTCACAGGTACTAACATGCAGTGTCCCTGCAGGGCCCTGCTGGAGAAAGAACTGGAATCTGTAGGAATCCGGCTGAATAAAAGCAAGCCAAATATTTACTTCAAGGTGAGGTTTCCTGGGCTGTTACAAGCACAGCTTGTATCAGGCTGCTTAATAAAAGCCAAGGGCAGCTTGTGTTGCCCATTGCGTTGGACAGACTGAAGCGGGGGGTGGTTTTTGCAGGCCGTTCTGaagttggtttgttgttttgcagCCGAAGAAGGGTGGAGGTATATCCTTCAACTCGACTGTCACACTGACTCAGTGCTCCGAGAAGTTGGTACAGCTCATCCTCCATGAATATAGTATCCTTTTCCTAACATGAGAGGCTCTTGAGCCAAAGGATACCCAC
This genomic window contains:
- the DRG2 gene encoding developmentally-regulated GTP-binding protein 2, which codes for MGILEKISEIEKEIARTQKNKATEYHLGLLKAKLAKYRAQLLEPSKSSAAKGEGFDVMKSGDARVALIGFPSVGKSTFLSLMTSTASEAASYEFTTLTCIPGVIEYKGANIQLLDLPGIIEGAAQGKGRGRQVIAVARTADVVIMMLDATKGEVQRALLEKELESVGIRLNKSKPNIYFKPKKGGGISFNSTVTLTQCSEKLVQLILHEYKIFNAEVLFREDCSPDEFIDVIVGNRVYMPCLYVYNKIDQISMEEVDRLARRPHSVVISCGMKLNLDYLLEKLWEYLALTCIYTKKRGQRPDFTDAIILRKGASVEHVCHRIHRSLASQFKYALVWGTSTKYSPQRVGLTHMMEHEDVIQIVKK